The Myxococcota bacterium genome has a segment encoding these proteins:
- a CDS encoding STT3 domain-containing protein: protein MTDGPEPPRSGSALAATALFLAALAVRALPWRHVFDADRVVFAGNDAWYHVRRAMFALAHFPAHVDVDPFLAWPDGSRAIWPPAFDALVAAAAAPAWALAGLRGAETAAAWVPPVLGALGVVALHAAVRALDGARAALVAGALACVLGGLTWYAQVGFVDHHVAVSALAAAMLGAAVRVALDDSLAHVAALSALEALALVTWPGALLHVALVELGLLAGRLVGPRDAQPVESARWLRRRALGHALAAALVAPFCTAAPPEPWSAWSATVLSHFQPWAFAAAAAHAALASAVFARTAEGARGARTAAAAGIALAVAGASAVVFPELLRAGGEAWQWLARAEDFQHVVAESEPLFERRGALALAPALARLSALGLLLPALVAAYARDARARRDAPARAVVLVFAVGAALAAVAQKRFAGEAALAVAWLAGWAAVRAADALAPALGRGRARAAVGAALLALAAPALAPHARAAREAFDAAAPLPAPQQSRRNLLAAADWLRAEAGIAPDAPPSLDAPGFGVLAPWEHGHALLYAAALPVVASNFGDDVGPRGFALHREYFRSAEPRAVRLLDRLRARFVVVESLTSDDRERLGPRTMLRRLAEPALVGLAHHRLRFATPARAARAGVASYRVFERVAGATIEGSAPPGESVEATLVATPGATRVVARARADASGRFAIAVAQASDDAGGAAWQLRAGALEGRVVVAARAVREGGRVEAPPLAVARRDAQP from the coding sequence TTGACCGACGGACCGGAGCCTCCCCGCTCCGGTTCCGCGCTCGCAGCGACGGCGCTCTTCCTCGCTGCGCTCGCCGTGCGCGCGCTCCCGTGGCGCCACGTCTTCGACGCCGACCGCGTCGTCTTCGCGGGCAACGATGCGTGGTATCACGTGCGGCGCGCGATGTTCGCGCTCGCGCACTTCCCCGCACACGTCGACGTCGACCCGTTCCTCGCGTGGCCGGACGGGTCGCGCGCGATCTGGCCGCCGGCGTTCGACGCGCTCGTCGCTGCGGCCGCGGCGCCGGCGTGGGCGCTCGCCGGGTTGCGCGGCGCGGAGACGGCGGCCGCCTGGGTGCCGCCCGTCCTCGGCGCGCTCGGCGTCGTCGCGCTCCACGCCGCGGTGCGCGCGCTCGACGGCGCGCGCGCCGCGCTCGTCGCGGGCGCGCTCGCCTGCGTGCTCGGCGGCCTCACGTGGTACGCACAGGTGGGATTCGTCGATCACCACGTCGCCGTCTCTGCGCTCGCGGCTGCGATGCTGGGCGCCGCCGTGCGCGTCGCGCTCGACGACTCGCTCGCACACGTCGCCGCGCTCTCCGCCCTCGAGGCGCTCGCCCTCGTCACGTGGCCGGGCGCGCTGCTGCACGTCGCGCTCGTCGAGCTCGGCCTGCTCGCCGGCCGGCTCGTCGGCCCGCGCGACGCGCAGCCCGTCGAGAGCGCGCGCTGGCTGCGCCGGCGCGCGCTCGGACACGCGCTCGCGGCCGCGCTCGTGGCGCCCTTCTGCACGGCCGCGCCGCCCGAGCCGTGGAGCGCGTGGTCGGCGACGGTGCTCTCGCACTTCCAGCCGTGGGCGTTCGCGGCGGCGGCCGCGCACGCCGCGCTCGCGAGCGCCGTCTTCGCGCGCACGGCGGAGGGCGCGCGCGGGGCGCGCACGGCGGCGGCCGCGGGCATCGCGCTCGCCGTCGCGGGCGCGAGCGCCGTGGTGTTCCCCGAGCTGCTGCGCGCGGGCGGCGAGGCGTGGCAGTGGCTCGCGCGCGCCGAGGACTTCCAGCACGTCGTCGCGGAGTCCGAGCCGCTCTTCGAGCGGCGCGGCGCACTCGCGCTCGCACCGGCGCTCGCGCGACTGTCGGCGCTCGGACTGCTGCTGCCGGCGCTCGTCGCCGCCTACGCGCGCGACGCGCGCGCGCGGCGCGACGCGCCGGCGCGCGCCGTCGTGCTCGTGTTCGCCGTCGGCGCCGCGCTCGCGGCCGTCGCGCAGAAGCGCTTCGCGGGCGAGGCCGCGCTCGCCGTCGCGTGGCTCGCGGGATGGGCGGCGGTGCGCGCCGCCGACGCGCTCGCTCCCGCGCTCGGCCGCGGCCGCGCGCGCGCTGCGGTCGGCGCCGCGCTGCTCGCGCTCGCCGCGCCGGCGCTCGCACCGCACGCGCGCGCCGCGCGCGAGGCCTTCGATGCGGCGGCGCCGCTTCCCGCGCCGCAGCAGAGCCGGCGCAACCTGCTCGCTGCGGCAGACTGGCTGCGCGCCGAGGCCGGCATCGCGCCCGACGCGCCGCCGTCGCTCGACGCGCCCGGGTTCGGCGTCCTCGCGCCGTGGGAGCACGGACACGCGCTGCTCTACGCCGCCGCGCTCCCGGTCGTCGCGAGCAACTTCGGCGACGACGTCGGGCCGCGCGGCTTCGCGCTCCACCGCGAGTACTTCCGCTCCGCCGAGCCGCGCGCCGTGCGGCTGCTCGACCGTCTGCGCGCGCGCTTCGTGGTGGTCGAGAGCCTGACGAGCGACGACCGCGAACGGCTCGGTCCGCGGACGATGCTGCGGCGGCTCGCCGAGCCCGCGCTCGTCGGCCTCGCGCACCACCGGCTGCGCTTCGCGACGCCCGCACGGGCGGCCCGAGCCGGCGTCGCTTCCTATCGGGTCTTCGAGCGCGTCGCCGGCGCGACCATCGAGGGAAGCGCGCCGCCGGGCGAGAGCGTCGAGGCGACGCTCGTCGCGACGCCGGGAGCGACGCGCGTCGTCGCGCGGGCGCGCGCGGACGCGAGCGGGAGGTTCGCGATCGCGGTCGCACAGGCGAGCGACGATGCGGGGGGCGCGGCGTGGCAGCTGCGCGCCGGAGCGCTCGAGGGGCGCGTCGTCGTCGCCGCGCGCGCGGTGCGCGAAGGCGGGCGCGTCGAGGCGCCGCCGCTCGCGGTCGCTCGTCGCGACGCGCAGCCGTAG
- a CDS encoding lysophospholipid acyltransferase family protein, which yields MASAKPRRRRTEPPARRPTPPPWWLPTSLWELWTELDERAARLPVACNEYGYDPFGYDPRWTTRLALPLALLYRHWLRVETTGIENVPDGRVLLIANHAGNTFAYDAAMLSTALLLEREPPRIARGMGEYYLPTVPFFNVLMQRMGSVVGTPENCIALLEHEEAVMVFPEGQRGFIKPYAEAYELKEFGLGFLRMALQTGTPIVPVGIVGSEEQSPGLARVESLGRAIGAPALPITLTFPLLGPLAVIPLPVKFRIAFGEPLHFAGDPNDEDAHVREHVRVVEDRIRALVRQGLDARDGWFR from the coding sequence GTGGCCTCCGCGAAGCCTCGACGTCGCCGCACCGAGCCGCCCGCGCGGCGGCCGACGCCGCCGCCGTGGTGGCTGCCGACGAGCCTGTGGGAGCTGTGGACGGAGCTCGACGAGCGCGCGGCGCGGCTCCCGGTCGCGTGCAACGAGTACGGCTACGACCCGTTCGGCTACGACCCGCGCTGGACGACGCGGCTCGCGCTGCCGCTCGCGCTCCTCTATCGCCACTGGCTGCGCGTCGAGACGACGGGCATCGAGAACGTGCCCGACGGGCGCGTGCTGCTGATCGCGAACCACGCGGGCAACACGTTCGCCTACGACGCCGCGATGCTGTCGACGGCGCTCCTCCTCGAGCGCGAGCCGCCGCGCATCGCGCGCGGCATGGGCGAGTACTACCTGCCGACGGTCCCGTTCTTCAACGTGCTGATGCAGCGCATGGGCTCGGTCGTCGGCACGCCCGAGAACTGCATCGCGCTGCTCGAGCACGAGGAGGCCGTCATGGTCTTCCCGGAAGGGCAGCGCGGCTTCATCAAGCCCTACGCCGAGGCGTACGAGCTGAAGGAGTTCGGGCTCGGCTTCCTGCGGATGGCCCTGCAGACCGGCACGCCCATCGTCCCGGTCGGCATCGTGGGCTCCGAGGAGCAGTCGCCCGGGCTCGCGCGCGTCGAGTCGCTCGGGCGCGCGATCGGCGCGCCCGCGCTCCCGATCACGCTGACGTTCCCGCTGCTCGGGCCGCTCGCGGTGATCCCGCTCCCCGTCAAGTTCCGCATCGCGTTCGGCGAGCCGCTGCACTTCGCCGGCGATCCCAACGACGAGGACGCGCACGTGCGCGAGCACGTGCGCGTCGTCGAGGACCGCATTCGCGCGCTCGTCCGCCAGGGCCTCGACGCGCGCGACGGCTGGTTCCGTTGA
- a CDS encoding MaoC family dehydratase has translation MIFHTPHELKDHVGERIGESGWLEITQERIDTFADATGDHQWIHVDPEKAKDGPYGTTIAHGYLTMSLVNLFLPEIAEVRGFKMGVNYGADRLRFPAPVPVGSRIRGVGELVAAEDTKDGAVQATIRVTVEVEGGGRPACVVDTISRYYPE, from the coding sequence ATGATCTTCCACACCCCGCACGAGCTGAAGGACCACGTCGGCGAGCGCATCGGCGAGAGCGGCTGGCTCGAGATCACGCAGGAGCGCATCGACACGTTCGCCGACGCGACCGGCGACCATCAGTGGATCCACGTCGACCCCGAGAAGGCGAAGGACGGCCCGTACGGCACGACGATCGCGCACGGCTACCTGACGATGTCGCTCGTGAACCTCTTCCTTCCCGAGATCGCCGAGGTGCGCGGGTTCAAGATGGGCGTGAACTACGGCGCCGACCGACTGCGCTTCCCGGCGCCCGTCCCGGTCGGGTCGCGCATCCGCGGCGTCGGCGAGCTCGTGGCCGCCGAGGACACGAAGGACGGCGCCGTGCAGGCGACGATCCGCGTCACGGTCGAGGTCGAGGGCGGCGGCCGCCCGGCCTGCGTCGTCGACACGATCAGCCGCTACTACCCCGAATAG
- a CDS encoding tetratricopeptide repeat protein yields MTNDARERAAARSDDARSRASGRGGRGGSGDARSRASGRGGGDALAAAAVAAAALALVALLAPLRGGIASTLLVSFALLLAPGLAALAALGLAPAFRSVAAALATAAALGGGIAFPAAGIARASGVPLGDGARALAALDLLAVAALAVAWRRGALRGFDGLRAATRGDRATDVAVAIAGAALALAFVVWIEPTMRSGDLWTYLSYIDWMVHEPGRAYVAHTPDPEEWNARLIASPFLAWQAMVTSLVLRDGSSLAVFWSWLPVACIPLAMAAPQALASALRCGAGTRAALLAAHVGLVLATLPYVHEPGSAGLRWPGTVLFFRITQDKVFLAYVLVPVAGALGAEWMRRRELRWLAALALVGVGAVLAHPLGLPFVAIATLPYAAATALAAPAGAVAKTLAAGAREPAARRLLAAFAIALAIAPLALWPLSQRADEGAPTTLADEAGFERRAHLVVDSLSIASREENRFTASPMLLAHPLLGAGAALALALGLALRTRDDARYVFALAAAILAMLYVPGLPPLAGRIVTPYLLWRFTWLLPTALAFAVAGAVIVGLARAQAGGRRLAAPAAGAAFAVALALATSLPQDLARLPATLDAMLPAPFDAATARALVDGIRERVPPGEPVLLDPSVHPLALSLAPGLQTVYWRWGSDPALYDRVTDFFTARMLAPQHVALLRERGVRWIGARRRLPVGDALRARPDAFEPAGASLSVDLFRVLDLDAAAAPGDAVAHWRARLEREPGSREALSSLALALLVEGRYAEARPLLERAVALAPGDAVARERLGTALLVLGDTPGAVEQLARCHELDPGRVAAANNLVWLLATSPDARIRDPERALRVARASFVAGEIDAGMYDTLAAAQAAAGDFASAVRSAALAVELYVSGGASTEALAPVRARLARYRRGEAFVDAPAPDAP; encoded by the coding sequence ATGACGAACGACGCACGAGAGCGCGCCGCAGCGCGAAGCGACGACGCGCGGAGCCGCGCGAGCGGACGCGGCGGTCGCGGCGGAAGCGGCGACGCGCGGAGCCGCGCGAGCGGTCGCGGCGGCGGCGACGCGCTCGCTGCGGCGGCCGTCGCGGCGGCGGCGCTCGCGCTCGTCGCGCTGCTCGCGCCGCTGCGCGGCGGCATCGCGTCGACGCTGCTCGTCTCGTTCGCGCTGCTGCTCGCACCCGGTCTCGCCGCGCTCGCCGCGCTCGGGCTCGCGCCCGCATTCCGCAGCGTCGCCGCCGCGCTCGCGACGGCCGCCGCGCTCGGCGGCGGCATCGCGTTCCCCGCCGCCGGGATCGCGCGCGCCTCCGGCGTGCCGCTCGGCGACGGTGCGCGCGCGCTCGCCGCACTCGACCTCCTCGCCGTCGCGGCGCTCGCCGTCGCCTGGCGGCGCGGCGCACTGCGCGGCTTCGACGGGCTGCGCGCGGCGACGCGCGGCGACCGCGCGACCGATGTCGCCGTCGCGATCGCGGGCGCGGCCCTCGCCCTCGCCTTCGTCGTCTGGATCGAGCCGACGATGCGCTCGGGCGACCTGTGGACCTATCTCTCGTACATCGACTGGATGGTGCACGAGCCGGGCCGCGCCTACGTCGCGCACACGCCCGACCCCGAGGAGTGGAACGCGCGCCTGATCGCGAGCCCGTTCCTCGCGTGGCAGGCGATGGTGACGTCGCTCGTGCTGCGCGACGGGAGCTCGCTCGCGGTGTTCTGGAGCTGGCTCCCCGTCGCGTGCATCCCGCTCGCGATGGCCGCGCCGCAGGCGCTCGCGTCGGCGCTGCGGTGCGGCGCCGGAACGCGCGCCGCGCTGCTCGCCGCGCACGTCGGGCTCGTGCTCGCGACGCTCCCGTACGTGCACGAGCCCGGCTCGGCGGGGCTGCGCTGGCCGGGCACCGTGCTCTTCTTCCGCATCACGCAGGACAAGGTCTTCCTCGCCTACGTGCTCGTCCCGGTGGCGGGCGCGCTCGGCGCCGAGTGGATGCGCCGCCGCGAGCTCCGCTGGCTCGCCGCGCTCGCGCTCGTCGGCGTGGGCGCCGTGCTCGCGCACCCGCTCGGACTCCCCTTCGTCGCGATCGCGACGCTCCCCTACGCCGCGGCGACGGCCCTCGCCGCGCCGGCAGGCGCGGTCGCGAAGACGCTCGCCGCGGGTGCGCGCGAGCCCGCGGCGCGGCGTCTGCTCGCGGCCTTCGCGATCGCGCTCGCGATCGCGCCGCTCGCGCTCTGGCCGCTCTCGCAGCGCGCGGACGAGGGCGCGCCGACGACGCTCGCCGACGAGGCGGGCTTCGAGCGGCGCGCGCACCTCGTCGTCGACAGTCTGTCGATCGCGTCGCGCGAGGAGAACCGCTTCACGGCGAGCCCGATGCTGCTCGCCCACCCGCTGCTCGGCGCGGGCGCCGCCCTCGCGCTCGCGCTCGGGCTCGCGCTGCGCACGCGCGACGACGCGCGCTACGTGTTCGCGCTCGCCGCCGCCATCCTCGCGATGCTCTACGTGCCGGGCCTGCCGCCGCTCGCCGGTCGCATCGTCACGCCCTACCTGTTGTGGCGCTTCACGTGGCTGCTCCCGACGGCGCTCGCGTTCGCCGTCGCCGGCGCGGTGATCGTCGGGCTCGCGCGCGCGCAGGCCGGCGGGCGGCGCCTCGCCGCACCGGCGGCGGGAGCCGCGTTCGCCGTCGCGCTCGCGCTCGCGACCTCGCTCCCGCAGGACCTCGCGCGCCTCCCCGCGACGCTCGACGCGATGCTCCCCGCGCCGTTCGACGCCGCGACGGCGCGCGCGCTCGTCGACGGGATCCGCGAGCGCGTGCCGCCGGGCGAGCCCGTCCTGCTCGACCCGTCCGTGCACCCGCTCGCGCTCTCGCTCGCGCCGGGCCTGCAGACGGTGTACTGGCGCTGGGGCTCCGACCCGGCGCTCTACGATCGCGTCACCGACTTCTTCACCGCGCGCATGCTCGCGCCGCAGCACGTCGCGTTGCTGCGCGAGCGCGGGGTGCGCTGGATCGGCGCGCGACGCAGGCTCCCCGTCGGAGACGCGCTGCGCGCGCGCCCCGACGCCTTCGAGCCCGCCGGCGCCTCGCTCTCGGTCGACCTCTTCCGCGTGCTCGACCTCGACGCCGCGGCCGCGCCGGGCGACGCCGTCGCGCACTGGCGCGCGCGGCTCGAGCGAGAGCCCGGCTCGCGCGAGGCGCTGTCGTCCCTCGCGCTCGCCCTGCTCGTCGAGGGACGTTATGCGGAGGCGCGGCCGCTGCTCGAGCGCGCCGTCGCACTCGCGCCGGGCGACGCCGTCGCGCGCGAGCGCCTCGGCACGGCCCTGCTCGTGCTCGGCGACACGCCGGGCGCCGTCGAGCAGCTCGCGCGCTGCCACGAGCTCGACCCCGGCCGCGTCGCGGCCGCGAACAACCTGGTGTGGCTGCTCGCGACCTCGCCCGACGCGCGCATCCGCGACCCCGAGCGCGCGCTCCGCGTCGCGCGCGCCTCGTTCGTCGCCGGCGAGATCGACGCCGGCATGTACGACACGCTCGCGGCCGCGCAGGCGGCGGCCGGCGACTTCGCGAGCGCGGTGCGCAGCGCCGCGCTCGCCGTCGAGCTGTACGTGAGCGGCGGCGCGAGCACCGAGGCGCTCGCGCCCGTGCGCGCGCGCCTCGCGCGCTACCGCCGCGGCGAGGCGTTCGTCGACGCGCCCGCCCCGGACGCGCCGTGA
- a CDS encoding inositol monophosphatase has product MSSSRRASPAPGLAPRDLERLRELLCAMQDAIRSRVVAARASRSSDELAAVDAVTAADTIYRIDRVGEDAIVAWLEASWPRDWAVELVMEGDDPDAPPPRVPRDARDEDVRFVCIVDPVDGTRSLMHDKRSAWTLAAVAPVAGASRGVAPPRLRDTVVAAMTELPPTKQTLADQVSAVRGAGRAGLRAVRVDVGSGARRPFELRPSTATDCRHGFASFARFFPEGRALVAAFEESLWAQLYGADENGAPLVFDDQYICTGGQLYELLAGRDRMLGDLRPLAFAELGLAKPITCHPYDACTALVLEEAGCRVTAPFGGPLDFPLDTTSPVAWVGFANAAIEAHVRPALDACLARFFPRAAQARAANVIGSEP; this is encoded by the coding sequence GTGTCCAGTTCCCGCCGAGCATCGCCCGCGCCCGGGCTCGCGCCGCGCGATCTCGAACGCCTTCGCGAGCTCCTGTGCGCCATGCAGGACGCCATCCGCTCGCGCGTCGTAGCGGCCCGCGCTTCGCGCTCGAGCGACGAGCTCGCCGCGGTCGACGCCGTCACCGCGGCCGACACGATCTACCGCATCGACCGCGTCGGCGAGGACGCGATCGTCGCCTGGCTCGAGGCGAGCTGGCCGCGCGACTGGGCGGTCGAGCTCGTGATGGAGGGCGACGACCCGGACGCGCCGCCGCCGCGCGTGCCGCGCGATGCGCGCGACGAGGACGTGCGCTTCGTCTGCATCGTCGATCCCGTCGACGGCACGCGCAGCCTGATGCACGACAAGCGCTCGGCGTGGACGCTCGCCGCGGTCGCGCCCGTCGCCGGCGCGTCGCGCGGCGTCGCGCCGCCGCGCCTGCGCGACACGGTCGTCGCCGCGATGACCGAGCTCCCGCCGACGAAGCAGACGCTCGCCGACCAGGTGTCGGCCGTGCGCGGCGCCGGGCGCGCGGGCCTTCGCGCGGTGCGCGTCGACGTCGGAAGCGGCGCGCGCCGTCCCTTCGAGCTGCGTCCGTCGACGGCGACGGACTGCCGCCACGGCTTCGCGTCGTTCGCGCGCTTCTTCCCGGAAGGGCGCGCGCTCGTGGCCGCGTTCGAGGAGTCGCTCTGGGCGCAGCTCTACGGCGCGGACGAGAACGGCGCGCCGCTCGTCTTCGACGACCAGTACATCTGCACGGGCGGCCAGCTCTACGAGCTGCTGGCGGGACGCGACCGCATGCTCGGCGACCTGCGCCCGCTCGCGTTCGCCGAGCTCGGCCTCGCGAAGCCGATCACCTGCCATCCGTACGATGCGTGCACGGCGCTCGTGCTCGAGGAGGCGGGCTGTCGCGTCACCGCGCCGTTCGGCGGGCCGCTCGACTTCCCGCTCGACACGACGTCGCCCGTCGCCTGGGTGGGCTTCGCGAACGCGGCGATCGAGGCGCACGTGCGGCCCGCGCTCGACGCGTGCCTCGCGCGCTTCTTCCCGCGCGCCGCTCAGGCGCGCGCGGCGAACGTGATCGGCAGCGAGCCGTAG
- a CDS encoding cytochrome P450, giving the protein MSPTEPLHYDPFDATIRHDPHPVYRRLRDEAPVYFIEKYEVWALSRFDDIWRVANDTEHLTNTKGAASAQLLTKDQPAAPTINTIDPPEHTELRSQIRRAFLPRNVKALEVHARALAERIRDEALERGHLDIVRDFGSRLSVTVVCHALGLPVEDGPLLTEYVQGFFSHDPDTGGMTPEGLASLGELNAYCVEALRERRRRGADGDDALSILARFEHAGRRYGDEEAGSHLGMLVIGGSETFPKVLASAMLRLAEHPHFRAELRGDLSLVPDAFDEVLRFDMPTQYLGRTVAKPFEVHGRRLEPGQGVVFLYPSGNRDEREFRDPDVFDIHRRPPRILSFGTGPHQCLGRHIARMEGRVSLETLLPALGDYEVDLANAVRLHTEFVQGYGSLPITFAARA; this is encoded by the coding sequence GTGAGCCCGACCGAGCCGCTCCACTACGACCCGTTCGACGCCACCATCCGGCACGACCCGCACCCCGTCTACCGGCGCCTGCGCGACGAGGCGCCCGTCTACTTCATCGAGAAGTACGAGGTGTGGGCGCTCTCGCGCTTCGACGACATCTGGCGCGTCGCCAACGACACCGAGCACCTCACGAACACCAAGGGCGCGGCGTCGGCGCAGCTGCTCACGAAGGACCAGCCGGCCGCGCCGACGATCAACACGATCGACCCGCCCGAGCACACGGAGCTGCGCAGCCAGATCCGCCGCGCCTTCCTCCCGCGCAACGTGAAGGCGCTCGAGGTGCACGCGCGCGCGCTCGCCGAGCGCATCCGCGACGAGGCGCTCGAGCGCGGCCACCTCGACATCGTGCGCGACTTCGGCTCGCGCCTCTCCGTCACCGTCGTGTGTCACGCGCTCGGCCTGCCCGTCGAGGACGGCCCGCTGCTCACGGAGTACGTGCAGGGATTCTTCTCGCACGACCCGGACACGGGCGGCATGACTCCCGAGGGCCTCGCGTCGCTCGGCGAGCTCAACGCCTACTGTGTCGAGGCGCTGCGCGAGAGGCGACGGCGCGGCGCGGACGGCGACGACGCGCTCTCGATCCTCGCGCGCTTCGAGCACGCGGGGCGCCGCTACGGCGACGAGGAAGCCGGGAGCCACCTCGGCATGCTCGTGATCGGGGGCTCGGAGACGTTCCCGAAGGTGCTGGCGAGCGCGATGCTCCGGCTCGCCGAGCACCCGCACTTCCGCGCCGAGCTGCGCGGCGACCTCTCGCTCGTGCCCGACGCGTTCGACGAGGTGCTGCGCTTCGACATGCCGACGCAGTACCTCGGCCGCACCGTCGCGAAGCCGTTCGAGGTGCACGGCCGCCGGCTCGAGCCCGGCCAGGGCGTGGTCTTCCTCTACCCGTCGGGCAACCGCGACGAGCGCGAGTTCCGCGACCCGGACGTGTTCGACATCCACCGCCGCCCGCCGCGCATCCTGAGCTTCGGCACCGGCCCGCACCAGTGCCTGGGCCGCCACATCGCGCGGATGGAGGGGCGCGTCTCGCTCGAGACGCTGCTGCCCGCGCTCGGCGACTACGAGGTCGATCTCGCGAACGCGGTGCGCCTGCACACCGAGTTCGTGCAGGGCTACGGCTCGCTGCCGATCACGTTCGCCGCGCGCGCCTGA
- a CDS encoding VanZ family protein: MRRGARARLAWALALAAVLAAMAAAAFAPFERFPANGAARAPDASALRFDGAGIAWLRAPLPEPDAAPDAPRELTIALRIRADDAPNDRPGTVFAIDDATLPWRLRLAQRGDAALLDWREPRGAGGVRAPAGALAAGGGERIRHLGASGLLAPGRAHDVAVVTGARGTRVAVDGVVVPDLDSRSPALHTRAAGDAHAARVALGNDPSARSGWRGEVLGWAAFPRALAPDELARVAAALRGDGGAADALADAWSAGRFARGAPAPRGVSLPATIAGAHRPALAAGRAPPRRDALLNFAGFAPLGALLAAAPFGRRRALARFALALAACCALSLAIELAQVDFPARFSSLYDWWLNTAGGGLGALVGAALAARRSPATA; the protein is encoded by the coding sequence ATGCGACGCGGCGCGCGCGCGCGGCTCGCGTGGGCGCTCGCGCTCGCCGCCGTGCTCGCGGCGATGGCCGCCGCGGCCTTCGCGCCGTTCGAGCGCTTCCCCGCGAACGGTGCCGCGCGCGCGCCCGACGCGAGCGCGCTGCGCTTCGACGGCGCGGGCATCGCGTGGCTGCGCGCGCCGCTGCCGGAGCCGGACGCGGCGCCGGACGCGCCGCGCGAGCTCACCATCGCGCTGCGGATCCGCGCGGACGACGCGCCGAACGACCGGCCCGGCACCGTGTTCGCGATCGACGATGCGACGCTCCCGTGGCGGCTGCGCCTCGCGCAGCGCGGCGACGCGGCACTCCTCGACTGGCGCGAGCCGCGCGGCGCGGGCGGTGTGCGCGCCCCGGCCGGTGCGCTCGCGGCGGGCGGCGGCGAGCGCATCCGCCACCTCGGCGCGAGCGGGCTGCTCGCGCCGGGCCGCGCGCACGACGTCGCGGTGGTGACGGGCGCGCGCGGCACGCGCGTCGCCGTCGACGGCGTCGTCGTCCCCGACCTCGACTCGCGCTCGCCCGCGCTGCACACGCGCGCAGCGGGCGATGCGCACGCGGCGCGCGTCGCGCTCGGCAACGATCCGAGCGCGCGCTCGGGCTGGCGCGGCGAAGTCCTCGGCTGGGCCGCCTTTCCGCGCGCGCTCGCACCCGACGAGCTCGCCCGCGTCGCGGCCGCGCTCCGCGGCGATGGCGGCGCCGCCGACGCGCTCGCCGACGCGTGGAGCGCGGGGCGGTTCGCGCGCGGCGCGCCCGCGCCGCGCGGCGTCTCGCTTCCCGCGACGATCGCCGGCGCCCACCGGCCCGCGCTCGCGGCCGGCCGCGCGCCGCCGCGGCGCGACGCCCTCCTCAACTTCGCCGGGTTCGCGCCGCTCGGCGCGCTGCTCGCCGCCGCTCCGTTCGGACGCCGCCGCGCGCTCGCGCGCTTCGCCCTCGCGCTCGCGGCGTGCTGCGCGCTCTCGCTCGCGATCGAGCTCGCGCAGGTCGACTTCCCGGCGCGATTCTCGTCCCTGTATGATTGGTGGCTCAACACGGCGGGCGGCGGCCTCGGCGCGCTCGTCGGAGCCGCGCTCGCCGCGCGCCGAAGCCCTGCAACCGCCTAA
- a CDS encoding cytochrome P450, with the protein MVEYDPYSDEIMEDPYRIYERLRNESPVHFIEEYDCWFVSRFETVWNAANDASHLHTMKGTTPGHLLTHDTPPSMSFNAYDPPEHTPMRAQIKKLFVPVAVRGMRPQIEAYANELLDELVERGEGDLVEEFGARIAVTGACIAGGMPLSIREQAVEWVNGVMHRVPGHKGATEVGARCGKEMFFWCLELAKDMRKHPERATGALRTMLTEPVAGKLLDDFVVASTLSLVMIGGSDTFPKALGATIHRLWQHPDQRARVAADPGLARDAFLEALRIDTPTQMLGRTCVAATEIEGQRIEPGQGVMFMWAAANRDEREFARPDAYDLDRRPPRMLAFGQGAHMCVGHHIAKMEAEVALRALLARAPEYDIDLDRAQRNRTEFVQGWMHLPTRLR; encoded by the coding sequence ATGGTCGAGTACGACCCCTACTCCGACGAGATCATGGAGGACCCGTACCGCATCTACGAGCGGCTGCGGAACGAGTCCCCCGTGCACTTCATCGAGGAGTACGACTGCTGGTTCGTCTCGCGCTTCGAGACGGTGTGGAACGCGGCGAACGACGCGTCGCACCTGCACACGATGAAGGGCACGACGCCCGGGCACCTGCTCACGCACGACACGCCGCCGTCGATGTCGTTCAACGCCTACGACCCGCCCGAGCACACGCCGATGCGCGCGCAGATCAAGAAGCTGTTCGTGCCGGTCGCCGTGCGCGGGATGCGCCCGCAGATCGAGGCCTACGCGAACGAGCTGCTCGACGAGCTCGTCGAGCGCGGCGAGGGCGACCTCGTCGAGGAGTTCGGCGCGCGCATCGCCGTGACGGGCGCGTGCATCGCGGGCGGCATGCCGCTCTCGATCCGCGAGCAGGCGGTCGAGTGGGTGAACGGCGTGATGCACCGCGTCCCGGGCCACAAGGGCGCGACGGAGGTCGGCGCGCGCTGCGGCAAGGAGATGTTCTTCTGGTGCCTCGAGCTCGCGAAGGACATGCGCAAGCACCCCGAGCGCGCCACCGGCGCGCTGCGCACGATGCTGACGGAGCCGGTCGCCGGAAAGCTGCTCGACGACTTCGTCGTCGCCTCGACGCTGTCGCTCGTGATGATCGGCGGCAGCGACACGTTCCCGAAGGCGCTCGGCGCCACGATCCACCGCCTGTGGCAGCACCCCGACCAGCGCGCGCGCGTCGCGGCCGACCCGGGCCTCGCGCGCGACGCCTTCCTCGAAGCGCTGCGGATCGACACGCCGACACAGATGCTCGGCCGCACGTGCGTCGCAGCGACGGAGATCGAGGGGCAGCGCATCGAGCCCGGCCAGGGCGTGATGTTCATGTGGGCCGCCGCGAACCGCGACGAGCGCGAGTTCGCGCGCCCCGACGCCTACGACCTCGACCGCCGCCCGCCGCGCATGCTCGCCTTCGGCCAGGGCGCGCACATGTGCGTCGGCCATCACATCGCGAAGATGGAGGCCGAGGTCGCACTGCGCGCGCTGCTCGCGCGCGCGCCCGAGTACGACATCGACCTCGATCGCGCGCAGCGCAACCGCACCGAGTTCGTGCAGGGCTGGATGCACCTGCCGACGCGGCTGCGCTGA